The Deltaproteobacteria bacterium DNA segment GCTTATAACGGCGGTCTACGATGCCCTTTTTGAAAGAAACAGGCAGGTGAAGCCTGAAGACGTGGAGGCGGTATTTATCGGCACCGCCATCCAGATTGGCATGCAGAATGACATTGGCAGACTGGGCTGGCTTGCCGGCGGGTACCCGGAGTCGGTGCCTTCTAACACCATCTGCCAGCAGTGCCCTTCCGGGATGTCGGCTGTGGAACACGCCGCCAGAGCCATTATGTGCGGCGAAGGAGACATATACATAGCCGGTGGCGTGGAAGATATGCTGCATGCCCCCATGGGAGTCGGGATGGACATACCGCCGAGAGTTTTTCAGAAATACAGCCCGGCTGAAATTCCCATGGGAGCAACCGCGGAAAAAGTTGCCGACCAGTGGAATGTTTCCCGACGGGACATGGAGACCATGGCCTATTACAGCAATAAAAGGGCGGCTGCCGCCAGGGACGCCGGGAAGTTTAAAAATGAGATAGTTTCCGTCGAGGGTGAAAAGGAAGACGGCACTCAATTCATGGTCGATCGGGACCAGTGGATCAGGGACGACATTTCCATGGAGACCATGGCCGAAATGAAGTCGCCCTTTAAAGAAGGAGGGGTAATAACCGCTGCCACTTCTTCACCCCTCACCCAGGGTGCTTGCG contains these protein-coding regions:
- a CDS encoding thiolase family protein, producing the protein MKECVIVDGLRTPNGRAHKDKGWFRNKRPDELITAVYDALFERNRQVKPEDVEAVFIGTAIQIGMQNDIGRLGWLAGGYPESVPSNTICQQCPSGMSAVEHAARAIMCGEGDIYIAGGVEDMLHAPMGVGMDIPPRVFQKYSPAEIPMGATAEKVADQWNVSRRDMETMAYYSNKRAAAARDAGKFKNEIVSVEGEKEDGTQFMVDRDQWIRDDISMETMAEMKSPFKEGGVITAATSSPLTQGACALLLMSREKADEFGCAYHLKYMAGVMAGCDPSVMGIGPVFAVKKLLERTGISINEIDVVEINEAFASQSLVCLRELGLEKNSPFEKTNLWGGALALGHPLGESGARIVVTLNNIMKTERTDAKYGLATLCGGFGNANATLWERVG